Proteins encoded by one window of Bactrocera oleae isolate idBacOlea1 chromosome 4, idBacOlea1, whole genome shotgun sequence:
- the Chrac-16 gene encoding chromatin accessibility complex 16kD protein: MDSELPLSRIRTIMKSSLNTGQITNEVLFLMTKSTEMFIQKLTEEAYDRVKDDNTLKYKHLSQYVQKEKNLEFLLQIVPAKIKVKDFKKILELGDGNSSSESEDESQIK; encoded by the exons ATGGATAGCGAACTCCCATTAAGCCGCATTAGGACAATTATGAAGAGTTCCTTGAATACTGGGCAAATAACAAACGAAGTACTTTTCCTTATGACTAAATCTACA GAAATGTTCATACAAAAACTAACAGAGGAAGCTTATGATAGAGTGAAGGATGATAACACacttaaatataaacatttatcaCAATATGTACAAAAAGAGAAGAATTTAGAATTCTTGTTGCAAATTGTTCCAGCCAAAATTAAAGTgaaagatttcaaaaaaatactggaATTAGGAGATGGCAACTCGTCATCAGAGAGTGAGGATGAAAGTCAGATCAAGTGA